A region of the Pedococcus aerophilus genome:
CTGCCGCAGGTCGCGGCATACGCGGACCGGCACCTCGTGGTCCGCAAGGCCAGCGACGGGCACATCACGTCCAGCGGGATCCACGCCCTCGAGGGGGACGAGCGCCTGCGCGAGCTGGCCCGGATGATGTCCGGCGGCGAGAGCGAAGCCGCTCTCGACCACGCCCGTGAGCTCGTGGCCACCACCTCGGCGCGCCGCAGTGCGGCCGCTGCGTCCTGAGCGGGCGCCGCCACCGCAACCCCGCCGCCACCGCACCCCGATGGCCCGCACCCCCGCGTGGGACGCGCTGAGCTGCCCTGCGGCCGTGGGAGGATGGGACCGATGCCCCTGAAGATCCCCCGCCAGCGTGCCCGCGAACCCGAGGTCCCCGGGGTCCGCGGGCAGGCCCGCGTCGACGCCCGCACCAAGAACCTCACAAAGCGCCTGCGCCCCGGCGACATCGCCGTGATCAACCACCAGGACATCGACAAGGTGAGTGCCGAGGCGCTGCTGGCCTGCAAGCCTGCAGCCGTCGTCAACGCCGCTCCCTCGATCTCCGGCCGGTACCCGAACCTCGGACCCGAGATCCTCATCGACGCCGGGATCCCGTTGCTGGACAACGTCGGTGCCGATGTCATGCACGACCTCCAGGAGGGCACGCAGGTCCGGATCGACGGCGACGACCTGTGGGTCGGTGACGAGGTGGTCGCCAGCGGTCAGGCGTTCGACCACGAGATCGTCGCGGCCGCGATGACCGAGGCCAGGGCCGGGCTCGCGGTCCAGCTCGAGGCCTTCGCCGCGAACACCATGGAGTACCTGCGTCGTGAGCGCGACCTGCTCCTCGACGGCGTGGGTGTCCCCGACATCACCACCGAGATCGACGGGCGGCACGCCCTCATCGTGGTTCGCGGCTACCACTACAAGGAGGACCTGCAGACGCTGCGGAGCTACATCCGCGAGTACCGCCCGGTCCTCATCGGCGTCGACGGCGGTGCGGACGCGCTGCTCGACGTCGGCCTCAAGCCCGACCTCATCGTCGGCGACATGGACTCGGTCTCCGACGCGACGCTGCGCTGCGGTGCCGAGATCGTCGTCCACGCCTACCGCGACGGCAACGCCCCCGGACTCGAGCGGGTCCGCCGACTCGGGGTCGAGCCGGTCGTCTTCCCCGCCACCGGCACGAGCGAGGACGTCGCCATGCTCCTCGCCGACGACAAGGGCGCCGAGCTCATCGTCGCCGTCGGCACGCACGCCACCCTCGTCGAGTTCCTCGACAAGGGCCGCAGCGGCATGGCCAGCACCTTCCTCACCCGGCTGCGGGTGGGCGGCAAGCTCGTCGACGCCAAGGGCGTCAGCAGGCTCTACCGCTCCCGCATCTCCAACCTCGCCCTCACGCTCATGCTCCTCGTCGGGCTGAGCGCCCTGTTCGCGGCCCTGTGGTCGACGACGGGTGGGCGCGCCCTCCTCCAGGTCCTCGGCGCCCGCTGGGACGACCTGTGGTCCTTCGTCGTAGGAATTGTCACGTGATCGACTTCCGCTACCACCTCGTCTCCATCGTCTCGATCTTCCTCGCGCTGGCCGTGGGCATCGTGCTCGGTGCCGGTCCCCTCAAGGAGGACCTGGGCAACACCCTGACCTCCGAGGTGAGGAACCTGCGTGCCGACAAGGCCACCCTGCGGACCCAGCTCGACCTCGCCGAGCGGGGCACCCAGGCGCGGGACGAGTTCACGACGGCGAGCAACCGCAGCCTGCTGGCCTCCCGCCTCACCGACCAGACCGTCGCCGTGCTCGTGCTGCCCGGCGCCGACGCGGGCCTGGTGAAGTCGACCACCGAGACGCTGATCGCGGCCGGGGCCAAGATCGGCTCCTCGGTCCAGGTCCAGGACGCGTGGGTGGACCCCGAGAAGGCGTCCTTCCGCAGCAGCCTCGGGCAGCAGCTCGCCAGCCAGGTGGGGGTGCCCCTCGACGCCGAGGGCGACGTCCTCGACACCGTCCTGGCCCGGTCGATCCTGACCAAGGCCGGGTCGGCGTCCACCGGTGCCGCCGCCGCCCTCGAGGTGATGCGCACCGGCGACCTCATCAAGTACAGCTCGGAGGCCGTCACCCCGGCCAGCGTCGCCGTGGTCGTGGCCGGTCCCGTGACCGGTTCCGACGCCGCAGCGCGCACGGCTCGCGCGACCGCCCTGGCCCAGCTGGCCGTGGCCGTCGATGGTGCAGGAGCGGGTGCCGTCCTCACCGGCACGAGCGCGGTCCCGGGCGCCACGAACGTCACCTCCGTGGTCACCACGGTGCGCGACGACAACGACATGACCGACGTGCTGTCCACCGTCGACGACGGTGAGCTGCCGATGGGCCAGGCGAGCGTGGTCTTCGGCATCCTCGAGCAGGAGGCCGGGAAGGCCGGGCAGTACGGACTCTCCGGCGACGCCACCGCCTCGTTCCCGCAGCTCGCGACGAAGTAGGTCCGACGTGCGATCGCTGCACCCCGTGGCGACCGGGGCGTTCGCCGGTCTCCTCGCCGCCGGCTCCCTGCGGCTGCTGCGCGCCCACCCGCCGGGAGGCGCAGCGCGCTGGGACCGCACGAACCACGCCGGTGGCTCCGTGACCCTCCTCGAGGGACCTGCGTATGCCGCGGGGGCGGCCTCTGCGGCGGCCCTCGCCGGGGCAGGACCAGGGCCGGTGCTCGCGGCCACGGCCTCGGCCGGCCTCGGCGCCCTCGACGACCTCATCGGGGACTCGAGCAGCAAGGGCCTGAAGGGACACCTGGGCGCCCTGGCGCGCGGCGAGGTCACCACCGGCGCGGTGAAGGTCCTCGGCCTCGGCCTGACCGGGCTCGTGACCGCCGTCCTCGTCGACCGCCGGGTCCCGGCTGCGGACCGCCCGGCCCTCGTCGACACCCTCGTCGGGGGTGCCGTGGTGGCCGGCTCGGCGAACCTGCTCAACCTCCTCGACCTGCGCCCCGGCCGGGCCCTCAAGGTGACGCTGGCCTGGGGAGCCCTGGCCGCCGGCACGACTGGCGGCCGGAGTGCTGGTGCGGCGGCCGCCGGAGCAGCGGTCGGCCTGCTGGGACCTGACCTCGCCGGCCGGGCGATGCTCGGCGACACCGGCGCGAACAGTGCCGGAGCCCTGCTGGGCAGCGCACTCATCCAGTCGACGGGGCGACGGGGCCGGTTGCTGTCGCTCGCCGTCCTCGCCGGGCTGACGCTGGCCTCGGAGAAGGTGTCCTTCACCAAGGTCATCGAGTCGACCCCGGTCCTGCGTGACCTCGACGCCCTGGGCCGCCGATGACGGCCGGTTCGTCGAGCACCGGTTCGTCGGGCACCGGTTCGGCCGACGTCGGTTCCGCTGACGCTGGTGCGGCCACGCCCGCCTCGTCGGGGTCCGCCCGGTCGATCGGCATCGGCGTCGCCAAGGCGGCCGGGCTGATCGCGGTCGTCACGCTGCTCGCCCGGTTGGTCGGCTTCGGACGCACGCTGGTCTTCGCCAAGGGGGTCGGCGCCACCGAGGTCGGTGACGTCTACCAAACGATCAACGTCATCCCGAACGTCGTCTACGAGGTCGCCGCCGGGGGCGTGCTCGCGGCGGTCGCCGTACCGCTGATCGCCCACCAGCTCGGGCTGGGGCGCACCGCCGAGGCCGACCGGGCCGCGTCGGCGCTGCTCACCTGGGCCGTCGTGGTGCTCACGCCGCTCAGCATCCTGCTCGCCCTCCTCGCGCCGTGGCTGAGCCGAGCCCTGCTCGGCGTGAAGGCCGGTGCCGACGAGGTCGCCCTCGGCTCGGACATGCTGGTGCTCTTCGCCCCGCAGGTCCTCCTGTACGGCGTGGGGATCGTGCTCGCCGGGGTGCTCCAGGCGCGCCGCAGGTTCCTCGCCGCGGCCCTGGCGCCCCTGCTCTCGAGCCTGGTCGTCGTCTGCGCGTACGTCGCCTACGGCGTCATGGTCGACCGGGCCACGAGCCCCTCGACGATCTCGACCGGAGCCGTCTGGACGCTGGCCGGCGGCACCACGCTCGGGGTCGTCGTCCTGAGCCTGCCGCTGCTGGCTCCCGTGCTGCGCGCGGGGATCCGCCTGCGACCGACCCTGCGCTTCCCGGACGGACTCGCTCGCCGGGCCGCGTCGCTCGCAGGAGCCGGGGTCGTGGCGCTCGTCGCCCAGCAGGCTGCCGTCCTGACCGTCCTGTGGATCACCCACCACCGCACCGACGTCGTGGGCACGGTGAACGTCTACACCTACGTCCAGGCGGTCTACCTGCTGCCGTATGCCGTGCTCGCCGTGCCGATCGCGACCAGCGCCTTCCCGACGCTGGCCCACACGGCCGCCGAGGAGTCCGCCGCGTCGCGTCCCGATGCCTTCGTCGGGACGGCGGCCAGGGACACCCTCGCCCGTTCCGTCCAGGGCATCGTGCTCCTCTCCGCGGGTGCGGCGGCGGTGCTGATGACCGTCTCCCGTCCGGTCGGGGCCTTCTTCGCCCACCTCGACCGTGGTGCCGCCGCCGGGGGAGGGCCGGCCCTCGCAGCGATGCCGGGAGCCCTGTCCGCCTACGCTCCCGGCATCGTCGGGTTCGGGGTCGCCGCCCTGCTCACGCGGGCCTTGTACGTACGTGGACGCCCTGCCCTGGCGGCTGCGGCCGTGGCCGCCGGGTGGGCGGTGGCTGCCCTCGTGCCGCTGGCCCTGTTGCCGGACGGGTCAGGGGCCGGGGCCACGCTGGGCGTCCTGGGCGTCGGCTCCTCGCTCGGGATGACGCTGTCGGCGTTCGCCCTCGTCATGCTCGTCCGGCACGCCTGGGGGTCGGAGGCCACCGCCGGGAGCGGACGCACCCTCGGCGCCGCGGTCGTCTCCGTCGCCTTCGCCCTCGGCGTCGGCGACGCGCTCTCCCGCACGCTGTCCACCTCGTCCCTCTGGTCCGCCCTGGGCAGTGGCGTCGCCGTGGCCTTCGTGACGCTGGCGGTTTACCTGCTGGTCATGTCCTTCGCCGACCGCAGCACCATCAAGGCCCTGCGCGAGCGCGGTCGCAGCCGACGCCGGGGGAGCGCCGCGTGAGGATCGCCATGGTCGTCGGTCGCTCCACCGGCGGCATCGGCCTGCACGCCGTCGACCTCGCGGGTCACCTGCGCGCCCTCGGCGACGACGTCGTGCTCGTCACCGACGAGCTCACGGCGCAGCGCTTCGACCAGCCCGGGGCGCTGCGCTGGTGGCCCACCCGTGCCGGTGGCCTGCGGGGCCTGGTCGACGGGGTGCGCCGGCTCCACCGGCTCGCCCGGTCCTCCGACGTCGTGCACGCGCACGGCCACCAGGCGGGCCTGCTCGCCGTGGTCGCCGCCACCGGCACCTCGACGCCCGTGGTCGTCAGCCAGCACAACGCCGTCCTGCGCGGAGCAGGTCCCCGCGCCATGGTCTCCCGCCTCGCCTCGTGGGTGGTGCAGACGGCGGTGGCGCGGCGGGCAGCCCTCGTGACCGGGGCCTCGTCAGACCTCGTGGACGTGGCCCGGTCGCACGGCGCGCGGACGGCCCGGCTGGCCGCGGTCCCGTCGCCCCGGGTCCCCGAGCTCGTAGCCGCCCCGCTCGTCGACGTCCGCGAACGGCGGACCGGTGCCGAGGCACTCCTGGCCGCACGCGGCATACCGGCCTCGGGGGCCCTGGTCCTCACCATCTCGAGGATCGCACCCCAGAAGAACCTCGACGTGCTCGTCGACGCGGCCGCCGGGCTGAGGGTGCGCACCCAGTGGGTCGTCGTCGGTGACGGCGACACCACCCTGCTCGCCGAGCTGCGCCAGCGGGCCGCGCGGGTGGACGCGCCCGTGCACTTCGTCGGAGCCGTGGGCGACCCCACGGCGTGGCTGCGCGCCGCGGAGGTGTTCGTCCTGCCCAGCCGGTGGGAGGCACGGGCCCTGGTCGTCCAGGAGGCGATGGCTGCCGGCGTCCCCGTCGTCGCCAGCGACACCGGCGGCCTGCACGACCTCGTCGACGGTGCCGGGGTGCTCGTCCCGGTCGGCGACGCGCCCGGGTTCGCCGCGGCCGTCGATGCCGTCCTCGCCGACGACGAGCGCCGCGGACAGCTCTCCCAGCAGGGACGGGAGCGGGCCACATCGTGGGACGACGGGGCGGCGACGGCGCGCCAGTGGCGCGAGTGGTACTCAGCCCTGCCCGGGATGACGTAGGCTTGAACCCCGTGGTGGAGCAGACGAAACACATCTTCGTAACCGGGGGCGTTGCCTCCTCATTGGGCAAGGGTCTGACGGCGTCGAGCCTCGGCCTTCTACTGCGGTCGCGTGGTCTACGGGTCACCATGCAGAAGCTCGATCCGTACCTCAACGTGGACCCCGGGACGATGAACCCGTTCCAGCACGGTGAGGTCTTCGTGACCGACGACGGCGCCGAGACCGACCTCGACATCGGGCACTACGAGCGCTTCCTCGACAGCAACCTCGTGGGCCTGGCCAACGTCACGACGGGCCAGATCTACAACCAGGTGATCGCCAAGGAGCGTCGCGGCGAGTACCTCGGCGACACCGTCCAGGTCATCCCGCACATCACCAACGAGATCAAGGAACGCATGCGGGCGCAGGCCGCCGGCAGCCCCGGGGTCGCGCAGGCCGACGCGCCCGACATCATCATCACCGAGATCGGTGGCACCGTCGGCGACATCGAGTCCCTGCCGTTCCTCGAGGCCGCCCGCCAGGTCCGCCACGACGTGGGCCGCGACAACGTGTTCTTCCTGCACGTCTCGCTGGTGCCCTACCTCGCCCCCAGCGGTGAGCTGAAGACCAAGCCGACCCAGCACTCGGTGGCCGCCCTGCGCCAGGTCGGCATCCAGCCCGACGGGCTCGTCCTGCGCGCCGACCGCGAGATCCCCGACGGCATCAAGCGCAAGATCTCGCTCATGTGCGACGTCGACACCGAGGCCTGTGCCGCCGCCGTGGACGCCCCGAGCATCTACGACATCCCGAAGGTCCTGCACAAGGAGGGCCTGGACGCCTACGTCATCCGCCGCCTGGGCCTGAACTTCCGCGACGTCGACTGGCACGACTGGGACGAGCTGCTGCGCCGGGTCCACCGCCCCGAGCACACCGTCGAGATCGCCCTCGTCGGCAAGTACATCGACCTGCCCGACGCCTACCTCTCGGTCACCGAGGCGATGCGTGCCGGCGGCTTCCAGAACGACGCCAAGGTCAACATCCGCTGGGTCGCCAGCGACGAGTGCCAGACCGATGCCGGGGCGCAGCGCGCGCTCGGCGGGGTCGACGCGGTGCTCGTGCCCGGTGGCTTCGGCGTCCGTGGCATCGAGGGCAAGCTCGGGGCGCTCAAGTGGGCGCGCGAGCGGCAGGTCCCGACGCTCGGCATCTGCCTGGGCCTTCAGTGCATGGTCATCGAGTACGCCCGCAACGTCGCCGGGATCGCGGGGGCCAGCTCGACCGAGTTCGACCCGCAGACCCCCGCTCCGGTCATCGCGACGATGGAGGAGCAGAAGGCGTTCGTCGAGGGTGCCGGCGACCTGGGCGGCACGATGCGCCTCGGGTCCTACCCCGCCAAGCTCGCCGAGGGCTCGGTCATCGCCGAGGCGTATGGCGCGGTCGCCGTGGACGAGCGCCACCGGCACCGCTACGAGGTGAACAACGGCTACCGCGACGAGCTGGAGAAGGCCGGGCTGGTCTTCTCGGGGTTGTCCCCGGACAACAACCTCGTCGAGTTCGTCGAGCTCCCGCGCGAGGTGCACCCCTACTACGTGTCGACGCAGGCGCACCCGGAGTTCAAGTCACGACCGCACCGGGCGCACCCGTTGTTCGCCGGGCTCGTCGAGGCCGCGATCGACGCCCAGCGGGCTGCCCGACTCGTCGAGGTCGAGCGGCCGCGCACCGCCGCCGACGCCACCGCGTGAACGAGCCTCTCGCCGACCGCTTCGAGGCGCGCCCCGTGGTATCCGCCTCGACGGTCTTCGAGGGCCGTGTCTGGGACGTCGTCAGCGAGACGGTCGACCTCGGCGACGCCGGCGAGGTCACCCGTGAGTTCGTCCGGCACCCCGGTGCGGTGGCGGTCGCGGCGGTGGACGACCAAGGCCGCCTCTGCCTGATCCAGCAGTACCGGCACCCGATCCGCACCTTCGAGTGGGAGATCCCGGCCGGGCTGCTCGACGTCGACGGCGAGCCCGCGCACGTCGGCGCCGCCCGAGAGCTGCACGAGGAGGCAGACCTCGTCGCCACCACGTGGCACGTGCTCGCGGACTACGTGAGCTCCCCGGGTGGGCTGGACGAGGCACTGCGCATCTACCTCGCCCGAGACCTGTCGGCGGTGCCGCACGACGAACGGCACGACCGCGACGGCGAGGAGCTCGGCATGCCGCTGCGCTGGGTGCCGCTCGAGGAGGTCCGCGACGCCTTCCTCGCCGGCCGGCTGCACAACGCCACCATGGGCATCGCTGCGCTGGCCGCACTGGCCTCCCGCGACCAGGGGTGGGCGACCCTGCGGCCCGTAGACGCGCCCTGGCCGAGCCACCCCTCGCAGCGCCACCTCGCGTGAGCGGCGCCTTCGGCGTCACCGCTCCCGAGGACTGCCCCTGCGGCACCGGAGCGCCGTACGCCTCCTGCTGCGGTCCGCTGCACCGTGGCGAGTCCGTCGCCACGACGGCAGAGCAACTCATGCGCAGCCGGTATGCCGCGTACGTCCTGGGCGACGCGCCACACCTCGCGCGCACGTGGCACCCCCGCACCCGGCCGGAGCCGCTCGAGGTCGTCGCCGACGCGGGGTGGCTGAGGCTCGAGGTGCTGGACACCGTCGCCGGTGGGCCGGACGACCAGACCGGCGAGGTCGAGTTCGTCGCCCGGCACGTGGACGGGCCGCTGCACGAGCGCAGCACCTTCGTGCGCCGGGCCGGGCGCTGGGTCTACCTCGACGGCGACGTCCGGGCCTGACCCGTCACCGGATCACCTGCCAGGTCCCGGCCAGCGGCTTC
Encoded here:
- a CDS encoding glycosyltransferase family 4 protein, with the translated sequence MRIAMVVGRSTGGIGLHAVDLAGHLRALGDDVVLVTDELTAQRFDQPGALRWWPTRAGGLRGLVDGVRRLHRLARSSDVVHAHGHQAGLLAVVAATGTSTPVVVSQHNAVLRGAGPRAMVSRLASWVVQTAVARRAALVTGASSDLVDVARSHGARTARLAAVPSPRVPELVAAPLVDVRERRTGAEALLAARGIPASGALVLTISRIAPQKNLDVLVDAAAGLRVRTQWVVVGDGDTTLLAELRQRAARVDAPVHFVGAVGDPTAWLRAAEVFVLPSRWEARALVVQEAMAAGVPVVASDTGGLHDLVDGAGVLVPVGDAPGFAAAVDAVLADDERRGQLSQQGRERATSWDDGAATARQWREWYSALPGMT
- the murJ gene encoding murein biosynthesis integral membrane protein MurJ translates to MTAGSSSTGSSGTGSADVGSADAGAATPASSGSARSIGIGVAKAAGLIAVVTLLARLVGFGRTLVFAKGVGATEVGDVYQTINVIPNVVYEVAAGGVLAAVAVPLIAHQLGLGRTAEADRAASALLTWAVVVLTPLSILLALLAPWLSRALLGVKAGADEVALGSDMLVLFAPQVLLYGVGIVLAGVLQARRRFLAAALAPLLSSLVVVCAYVAYGVMVDRATSPSTISTGAVWTLAGGTTLGVVVLSLPLLAPVLRAGIRLRPTLRFPDGLARRAASLAGAGVVALVAQQAAVLTVLWITHHRTDVVGTVNVYTYVQAVYLLPYAVLAVPIATSAFPTLAHTAAEESAASRPDAFVGTAARDTLARSVQGIVLLSAGAAAVLMTVSRPVGAFFAHLDRGAAAGGGPALAAMPGALSAYAPGIVGFGVAALLTRALYVRGRPALAAAAVAAGWAVAALVPLALLPDGSGAGATLGVLGVGSSLGMTLSAFALVMLVRHAWGSEATAGSGRTLGAAVVSVAFALGVGDALSRTLSTSSLWSALGSGVAVAFVTLAVYLLVMSFADRSTIKALRERGRSRRRGSAA
- a CDS encoding CTP synthase, with translation MVEQTKHIFVTGGVASSLGKGLTASSLGLLLRSRGLRVTMQKLDPYLNVDPGTMNPFQHGEVFVTDDGAETDLDIGHYERFLDSNLVGLANVTTGQIYNQVIAKERRGEYLGDTVQVIPHITNEIKERMRAQAAGSPGVAQADAPDIIITEIGGTVGDIESLPFLEAARQVRHDVGRDNVFFLHVSLVPYLAPSGELKTKPTQHSVAALRQVGIQPDGLVLRADREIPDGIKRKISLMCDVDTEACAAAVDAPSIYDIPKVLHKEGLDAYVIRRLGLNFRDVDWHDWDELLRRVHRPEHTVEIALVGKYIDLPDAYLSVTEAMRAGGFQNDAKVNIRWVASDECQTDAGAQRALGGVDAVLVPGGFGVRGIEGKLGALKWARERQVPTLGICLGLQCMVIEYARNVAGIAGASSTEFDPQTPAPVIATMEEQKAFVEGAGDLGGTMRLGSYPAKLAEGSVIAEAYGAVAVDERHRHRYEVNNGYRDELEKAGLVFSGLSPDNNLVEFVELPREVHPYYVSTQAHPEFKSRPHRAHPLFAGLVEAAIDAQRAARLVEVERPRTAADATA
- the steA gene encoding putative cytokinetic ring protein SteA gives rise to the protein MPLKIPRQRAREPEVPGVRGQARVDARTKNLTKRLRPGDIAVINHQDIDKVSAEALLACKPAAVVNAAPSISGRYPNLGPEILIDAGIPLLDNVGADVMHDLQEGTQVRIDGDDLWVGDEVVASGQAFDHEIVAAAMTEARAGLAVQLEAFAANTMEYLRRERDLLLDGVGVPDITTEIDGRHALIVVRGYHYKEDLQTLRSYIREYRPVLIGVDGGADALLDVGLKPDLIVGDMDSVSDATLRCGAEIVVHAYRDGNAPGLERVRRLGVEPVVFPATGTSEDVAMLLADDKGAELIVAVGTHATLVEFLDKGRSGMASTFLTRLRVGGKLVDAKGVSRLYRSRISNLALTLMLLVGLSALFAALWSTTGGRALLQVLGARWDDLWSFVVGIVT
- a CDS encoding copper transporter, with the translated sequence MIDFRYHLVSIVSIFLALAVGIVLGAGPLKEDLGNTLTSEVRNLRADKATLRTQLDLAERGTQARDEFTTASNRSLLASRLTDQTVAVLVLPGADAGLVKSTTETLIAAGAKIGSSVQVQDAWVDPEKASFRSSLGQQLASQVGVPLDAEGDVLDTVLARSILTKAGSASTGAAAALEVMRTGDLIKYSSEAVTPASVAVVVAGPVTGSDAAARTARATALAQLAVAVDGAGAGAVLTGTSAVPGATNVTSVVTTVRDDNDMTDVLSTVDDGELPMGQASVVFGILEQEAGKAGQYGLSGDATASFPQLATK
- a CDS encoding NUDIX hydrolase, with product MVSASTVFEGRVWDVVSETVDLGDAGEVTREFVRHPGAVAVAAVDDQGRLCLIQQYRHPIRTFEWEIPAGLLDVDGEPAHVGAARELHEEADLVATTWHVLADYVSSPGGLDEALRIYLARDLSAVPHDERHDRDGEELGMPLRWVPLEEVRDAFLAGRLHNATMGIAALAALASRDQGWATLRPVDAPWPSHPSQRHLA
- a CDS encoding YchJ family protein; the encoded protein is MSGAFGVTAPEDCPCGTGAPYASCCGPLHRGESVATTAEQLMRSRYAAYVLGDAPHLARTWHPRTRPEPLEVVADAGWLRLEVLDTVAGGPDDQTGEVEFVARHVDGPLHERSTFVRRAGRWVYLDGDVRA